In Amycolatopsis sp. EV170708-02-1, the following are encoded in one genomic region:
- a CDS encoding GntR family transcriptional regulator: MPRSLLRDEAYENIRRAIIDGTLPPGTNLRDGDLAEQLGLSRAPVRQALLRLIEDGLVESKPQSYTRVAGFVPDDVRDALQLVRALHEFAVRAGAPRMGPAEVAAMRAANTRFADAIAAGDIAAAIAADDELHDVPVAAARNRAVAATLARYTALLRRLEYARFGSLPAHRSVQRHAELADAIEAGDVDAACAITATIWTELEDLLETP; encoded by the coding sequence GTGCCGAGGTCCCTCCTCAGGGACGAGGCCTACGAGAACATCCGGCGGGCGATCATCGACGGGACGCTGCCGCCGGGCACGAACCTGCGCGACGGTGATCTCGCCGAGCAGCTGGGGCTTTCCCGGGCGCCGGTGCGCCAAGCGTTGCTGCGGCTCATCGAGGACGGCCTCGTCGAGTCCAAGCCACAGAGCTACACGCGTGTGGCGGGTTTCGTCCCCGACGACGTCCGTGACGCCTTGCAGCTCGTGCGCGCACTGCACGAGTTCGCGGTCCGGGCGGGCGCGCCGCGGATGGGGCCGGCGGAGGTCGCCGCGATGCGGGCGGCCAACACGCGGTTCGCCGACGCGATCGCCGCCGGGGACATCGCGGCCGCGATCGCCGCCGACGACGAACTCCACGACGTCCCGGTGGCCGCCGCGCGCAACCGGGCGGTCGCCGCGACCCTGGCCCGCTACACCGCGCTGTTGCGCCGTCTCGAATACGCCCGCTTCGGCTCCCTGCCCGCCCACCGGTCGGTCCAGCGCCACGCGGAGCTGGCCGACGCCATCGAAGCGGGCGACGTCGACGCGGCCTGCGCGATCACCGCCACGATCTGGACCGAACTCGAAGACCTTCTGGAGACGCCATGA
- the rpmI gene encoding 50S ribosomal protein L35: protein MPKMKTHSGTSKRVRVTGSGKLRRQKAGRRHLMEKKSNRLTRRLEGTTEIAKNDVGRVKRLLGR, encoded by the coding sequence ATGCCGAAGATGAAGACGCACAGCGGGACGTCCAAGCGTGTCCGCGTCACGGGCTCGGGCAAGCTGCGCCGCCAGAAGGCCGGCCGTCGCCACCTGATGGAGAAGAAGTCCAACAGGCTCACCCGTCGCCTCGAAGGCACGACCGAGATCGCCAAGAACGACGTCGGCCGCGTCAAGCGCCTTCTCGGCCGCTGA
- a CDS encoding extracellular solute-binding protein encodes MRTRVLIAGLAAVGLVTACAPAQNTPAAGGGDEKTGTVRVWLFDEANRAPKEAAVKEAIAEFKAAHSGVEVDVQWIPVEGRADKFSGAFNDPASAPDVAEFGNTDVSSYAATGALADLTGDLSAWKEGADILPAVLETAKSGGKTYGLPWFTGIRALYYRTDIFAELGLKPPSTLAELTETARTIRAKKPELYGISVGGKYTYAMLPYLWAHGGEIAKQDGGKWKSTVDSEQAKAGVTAYANLLKADICPPEQCANLTGTQSITAFAGGKAGMSIGGDFNRKAVEAGQVKGKYAIIPLPGTEAGKIAPAFAGGNLLGVFNATKRKSLAVEFTQLLGGAKYQEKMYVAMGNLPTLGSVQQKLAASDPSVKPFVDTLTAGTKFVPATAAWSKIDAQNVLPTAIQQIATGGKDPATALTAAAAEMNKAFG; translated from the coding sequence ATGAGAACTCGCGTCCTCATCGCGGGCCTCGCGGCGGTCGGCCTCGTCACGGCCTGCGCGCCCGCCCAGAACACCCCGGCCGCGGGCGGCGGTGACGAGAAGACCGGCACGGTCCGGGTCTGGCTGTTCGACGAGGCCAACCGCGCGCCGAAGGAGGCCGCGGTCAAGGAGGCGATCGCCGAGTTCAAGGCGGCACACTCCGGCGTCGAGGTCGACGTCCAGTGGATCCCGGTGGAGGGCCGCGCGGACAAGTTCTCCGGCGCCTTCAACGATCCGGCCAGCGCGCCGGACGTCGCCGAGTTCGGGAACACCGACGTCTCCAGCTACGCCGCCACGGGCGCGCTGGCCGACCTGACCGGCGACCTGTCGGCGTGGAAGGAAGGCGCCGACATCCTGCCCGCCGTACTGGAGACCGCGAAATCCGGCGGCAAGACCTACGGGCTTCCGTGGTTCACCGGCATCCGCGCCTTGTACTACCGGACGGACATCTTCGCCGAACTCGGTCTCAAGCCGCCGTCCACGCTGGCGGAGCTGACCGAAACCGCGAGGACGATCCGCGCCAAGAAGCCGGAGCTGTACGGCATCTCCGTCGGCGGCAAGTACACCTACGCGATGCTGCCCTACCTGTGGGCCCACGGCGGCGAGATCGCCAAGCAGGACGGCGGCAAGTGGAAGTCCACTGTGGACTCCGAACAGGCGAAGGCTGGGGTCACGGCGTACGCGAACCTGCTCAAGGCGGACATCTGCCCGCCCGAACAGTGCGCCAACCTCACCGGGACGCAGAGCATCACGGCGTTCGCCGGCGGCAAGGCCGGGATGTCGATCGGCGGTGACTTCAACCGCAAGGCCGTCGAGGCCGGCCAGGTGAAGGGCAAGTACGCGATCATCCCGCTCCCGGGTACCGAGGCCGGCAAGATCGCCCCGGCGTTCGCGGGCGGCAACCTGCTCGGCGTGTTCAACGCGACCAAGCGCAAGAGCCTCGCGGTCGAGTTCACCCAGTTGCTCGGTGGCGCCAAGTACCAGGAGAAGATGTACGTCGCGATGGGCAACCTGCCCACGCTCGGCAGCGTCCAGCAGAAGCTCGCCGCGAGCGACCCGTCGGTCAAGCCGTTCGTCGACACGCTCACCGCGGGCACGAAGTTCGTCCCCGCCACCGCGGCGTGGTCGAAGATCGACGCGCAGAACGTGCTGCCCACCGCGATCCAGCAGATCGCGACCGGCGGCAAGGACCCCGCCACCGCGCTCACCGCGGCGGCCGCCGAGATGAACAAGGCGTTCGGTTAG
- a CDS encoding IclR family transcriptional regulator, which translates to MSQSLDRALTLLGGLAREPKTLDQLAEEIGVHKSTVLRLLRTLEAHHFVRREGQRYYRLGSALFDLAQQALEDRDVRRTAQSALAGLNARTGHTVHLASYEDGEVVYIDKFEGRHSVRMYSRIGKRAPLHCTAVGKVLVAAMTPEKQADVVSRIDFFVRTPNTITTPEAYEKELALVADRGYAVDNAEHEDFIHCVAAPVRGPGGVVLAAASVSVPKVLLDYDGLMALVPELIAATEEASVHSGWTGNRKGKLE; encoded by the coding sequence ATGAGCCAGAGCCTGGACAGGGCGCTCACGCTGCTGGGCGGGCTCGCCCGCGAGCCGAAGACGCTCGACCAGCTCGCCGAGGAGATCGGCGTGCACAAGTCGACCGTGCTGCGCCTGCTGCGCACCCTGGAGGCACACCACTTCGTGCGCAGGGAAGGGCAGCGGTACTACCGGCTGGGCAGTGCCCTCTTCGACCTCGCCCAGCAGGCGCTGGAGGACCGCGACGTCCGCCGCACCGCGCAATCCGCGCTCGCCGGGCTCAACGCGCGTACCGGGCACACCGTGCACCTCGCGTCCTATGAGGACGGGGAGGTCGTCTACATCGACAAGTTCGAGGGCAGGCATTCGGTGCGGATGTACTCCCGTATCGGGAAACGCGCGCCGCTGCACTGCACCGCCGTCGGCAAGGTGCTGGTCGCCGCGATGACACCGGAGAAGCAGGCGGACGTGGTGTCGAGGATCGACTTCTTCGTCCGCACGCCGAACACGATCACTACACCCGAGGCCTATGAGAAGGAGCTCGCGCTCGTCGCCGACCGCGGCTACGCGGTGGACAACGCCGAACACGAGGACTTCATCCACTGCGTCGCCGCGCCCGTCCGCGGCCCGGGCGGCGTGGTGCTCGCCGCCGCGTCGGTGTCGGTGCCGAAGGTGCTGCTCGACTACGACGGCCTGATGGCGCTCGTGCCGGAGCTGATCGCCGCCACCGAAGAAGCTTCCGTCCACAGTGGATGGACGGGGAACCGAAAGGGGAAGTTGGAATGA
- the infC gene encoding translation initiation factor IF-3 gives MSSETRINDRIRVPEVRLVGPAGEQVGIVRIEDALRLAQENDLDLVEVAPQARPPVCKLMDFGKFKYESAQKARESRRNQQLTVIKEQKLRPKIDQHDYETKKGHVSRFLAAGNKVKVTIMFRGREQSRPELGFRLLQKLADEVTELGFVESSPKQDGRNMIMVLAPHKNVKPQKAAKAAKDESSEPPADA, from the coding sequence ATCAGCTCCGAGACACGCATCAACGACCGAATCCGGGTTCCGGAGGTCCGCCTCGTCGGGCCGGCCGGTGAACAGGTCGGCATCGTCCGGATCGAAGATGCGCTGCGGCTGGCACAGGAGAACGATCTCGATCTCGTCGAGGTCGCTCCGCAGGCACGCCCGCCCGTATGCAAGCTCATGGACTTCGGCAAGTTCAAGTACGAGAGCGCGCAGAAGGCCCGCGAGTCCCGCCGCAACCAGCAGCTCACCGTCATCAAAGAGCAGAAGCTGCGGCCGAAGATCGATCAGCACGACTACGAGACCAAGAAGGGTCACGTGTCGCGCTTCCTGGCGGCAGGCAACAAGGTCAAGGTCACGATCATGTTCCGCGGTCGCGAGCAGTCCCGGCCGGAACTCGGTTTCCGGCTGCTGCAGAAGCTCGCCGACGAGGTGACCGAGCTCGGGTTCGTCGAGTCGTCGCCGAAGCAGGACGGTCGCAACATGATCATGGTGTTGGCTCCGCACAAGAACGTGAAGCCGCAGAAGGCCGCGAAGGCAGCCAAGGACGAGTCGTCCGAGCCGCCCGCCGACGCGTAG
- a CDS encoding lactonase family protein, which translates to MTGLDRRTFLGAVGAAGLTTVLGSHLANASEQTCGPKGTGAIYISSYTSSGHGLDVGHRDAATNAVVVDRTIPGVSNASWFDLSADRKTLYVTNEDENGQISAFSLADPAKPKLLNKKPAKGQHPTHLSVHSSQKYVLAANYSSGSVVVLPILAGGKLGDVVDLAQHKGAERQAHAHQVVNDPTGKWVLAVDLGADSVYVYKLDVATGKLKLNQQLKLPSGAGPRHLAFHPNGKYAYILGELRAEVTVAAWNPATGKLTAGQVVPAVPAGTPGEQYPGEITTSKDGKFVYASVRGSDTIASFGVSEDGKSLKLLNNAPVGGVYPRHFTLDPTERWFYVSSDKSGTLSWLPRDPGTGLPGAVAGKLALPQVNSVFFA; encoded by the coding sequence ATGACCGGACTGGATCGACGCACCTTCCTCGGCGCCGTCGGAGCGGCTGGACTCACCACCGTTCTCGGTTCCCACCTCGCGAACGCCTCCGAACAGACCTGCGGACCGAAGGGAACCGGGGCCATCTACATCAGCAGCTACACCAGTTCCGGGCACGGGCTCGATGTCGGTCACCGGGACGCGGCCACGAACGCCGTGGTCGTCGACCGGACGATTCCGGGAGTGAGCAACGCTTCCTGGTTCGACCTCAGCGCCGACCGCAAGACGCTCTACGTGACCAATGAGGACGAGAACGGCCAGATCTCCGCGTTCAGCCTGGCCGATCCGGCGAAACCCAAGCTGCTCAACAAGAAGCCGGCCAAGGGACAGCACCCGACCCATCTGAGCGTCCATTCGAGCCAGAAGTACGTGCTGGCCGCGAACTACAGCAGCGGCAGCGTCGTCGTCCTCCCGATCCTCGCGGGCGGGAAGCTCGGCGACGTCGTCGATCTGGCGCAGCACAAGGGCGCCGAGCGTCAGGCGCACGCGCACCAGGTCGTCAACGACCCCACCGGCAAGTGGGTGCTCGCGGTCGACCTCGGCGCGGATTCGGTCTACGTCTACAAACTCGACGTCGCCACCGGGAAACTGAAGCTCAACCAGCAGCTGAAACTCCCGTCGGGCGCCGGCCCGCGGCACCTGGCGTTCCACCCGAACGGCAAGTACGCCTACATCCTCGGTGAGCTGCGTGCCGAGGTGACCGTCGCGGCGTGGAACCCGGCGACCGGGAAACTCACCGCCGGACAGGTCGTCCCGGCCGTTCCCGCGGGCACCCCCGGCGAGCAGTACCCGGGCGAGATCACCACGTCCAAGGACGGGAAGTTCGTCTACGCCTCCGTGCGCGGCTCCGACACGATCGCGTCGTTCGGCGTCAGCGAGGACGGGAAGTCCTTGAAGCTGCTGAACAACGCGCCCGTCGGCGGGGTGTACCCGCGGCACTTCACCCTCGACCCAACCGAGCGCTGGTTCTACGTCTCGAGCGACAAGTCCGGCACGCTCAGCTGGCTGCCGCGCGATCCCGGCACCGGCCTTCCCGGGGCCGTCGCCGGGAAACTGGCGCTCCCCCAAGTCAATTCCGTCTTTTTCGCCTAA
- a CDS encoding RidA family protein gives MSKTAISTENAPKPVAAFSQAVRKGNILQVAGQVAFDPATGAIVGETVGEQTEQTFKNIEAVLEAAGSSLADAMMVRVYLTDVDHFGAFNEVYNKLIGEAPHPARTTVYVGLPAGLLVEIDVLAVTD, from the coding sequence ATGAGCAAGACCGCGATCAGCACGGAGAACGCGCCGAAGCCGGTGGCCGCGTTCTCGCAGGCGGTCCGCAAGGGCAACATCCTGCAGGTGGCCGGCCAGGTCGCCTTCGACCCGGCCACCGGCGCCATCGTCGGCGAGACCGTCGGCGAGCAGACCGAGCAGACCTTCAAGAACATCGAAGCGGTGCTCGAGGCCGCCGGTTCGAGCCTGGCCGACGCGATGATGGTGCGCGTCTACCTGACCGACGTCGACCACTTCGGCGCGTTCAACGAGGTCTACAACAAGCTGATCGGCGAGGCGCCGCACCCGGCCCGCACTACCGTTTACGTCGGCCTGCCCGCCGGCCTGCTGGTGGAGATCGACGTCCTGGCCGTCACGGACTGA
- a CDS encoding 1-aminocyclopropane-1-carboxylate deaminase, producing the protein MTLADFPRYPLLFGPSPVHPLERLTAHLGGAKVWAKREDVNSGIAFGGNKTRKLEYLVADALAQGADTLISIGGVQSNHTRQVAAAAARAGLKAVLVQESWVDWNDPMYDKVGNIQLSRILGADIRMVEAGFGVGFKESWENAVKEIEAGGGKPYAIPAGGSDHRLGGLGFANWMVELEAQEAELGVFFDTVIVCSVTGSTQAGMVAGAALSGKPRRILGIDGSAKPAETRDQITRIARATAELIGAGEIGDVELDERYHAGIYGIPDESTLDAIRTLARLEGVLTDPVYEGKSMAGLIDLVSRGEISRDSNVLFAHLGGQPALNGYTSVL; encoded by the coding sequence ATGACCCTCGCCGACTTCCCCCGCTACCCGCTGCTCTTCGGCCCCTCCCCCGTCCACCCGCTCGAACGGCTCACCGCCCACCTCGGCGGCGCGAAGGTCTGGGCGAAACGCGAGGACGTCAACTCCGGGATCGCGTTCGGCGGCAACAAGACCCGGAAGCTCGAATACCTGGTCGCCGACGCGCTGGCCCAGGGCGCGGACACGCTGATCTCGATCGGCGGCGTGCAGTCGAACCACACCCGCCAGGTCGCCGCGGCCGCCGCGCGGGCCGGGCTCAAGGCCGTGCTGGTGCAGGAGAGCTGGGTCGACTGGAACGACCCGATGTACGACAAGGTCGGCAACATCCAGCTTTCGCGCATCCTCGGCGCGGACATCCGGATGGTCGAGGCCGGATTCGGCGTCGGCTTCAAGGAGAGCTGGGAGAACGCCGTCAAGGAGATCGAAGCCGGCGGCGGGAAGCCGTACGCGATCCCGGCGGGCGGCTCGGACCACCGCCTCGGCGGGCTCGGTTTCGCGAACTGGATGGTCGAGCTCGAAGCGCAGGAGGCGGAGCTCGGCGTCTTCTTCGACACGGTGATCGTCTGCTCGGTCACCGGCAGCACGCAGGCGGGAATGGTCGCCGGGGCCGCGCTTTCCGGGAAGCCGCGCCGGATCCTCGGGATCGACGGCTCGGCGAAACCGGCGGAGACGCGTGACCAGATCACCCGCATCGCGCGGGCGACCGCGGAGCTGATCGGCGCGGGCGAGATCGGCGACGTCGAACTGGACGAGCGCTACCACGCCGGGATCTACGGCATCCCGGACGAGTCCACCTTGGACGCGATCCGGACGCTGGCGCGGCTGGAGGGAGTGCTGACCGACCCGGTGTACGAGGGCAAGTCCATGGCGGGGCTGATCGACCTCGTTTCCCGCGGCGAGATCTCGCGGGATTCGAACGTGCTCTTCGCGCATCTGGGCGGGCAGCCCGCGCTGAACGGGTACACGAGCGTGCTGTGA
- a CDS encoding amino acid deaminase, protein MFQAGTIDSAAVAAVREERVDWRFRSVAPSLSGLTIGEAAARGAKLFEDGFLGPFVVLDEEAVEHNLRTMADWCAERGVALAPHGKTTMAPQLFERQLKHGSWGITCANAGHLRIYRAFGVSRILLANQLLDPSGLKWLAAELDADDDFEFVCWVDSVRGVELMTEALRGARRKVDVLVELGAEGGRTGVRDTETALAVAEAAHASPALRLRGSGGYEGALSHHTDEKSLQLISSYVDGLRELVFAFHAKGLLDDAGQIIVTGGGSAYFDRVADELTKDWGGLEVLPILRSGAYVTHDDGFYRVISPLGEHPRIGGVASFRSALRAWAQVTSKPTDELALLTIGKRDASFDEGMPEPRLIRKGDGQTSALEGHSIQKMNDQHAFLTLPASSPVEVGDWIALGLSHPCTVFDKWPLIPVVGPDGETVLDFVRTHF, encoded by the coding sequence ATGTTCCAAGCCGGCACCATCGATTCCGCCGCGGTCGCGGCCGTCCGGGAGGAGCGCGTCGACTGGCGCTTCCGCTCGGTCGCGCCCTCGCTGTCCGGTCTCACGATCGGCGAAGCCGCCGCCCGCGGCGCGAAGCTGTTCGAAGACGGCTTCCTCGGACCGTTCGTCGTCCTCGACGAAGAGGCCGTCGAGCACAACCTCCGCACGATGGCGGACTGGTGCGCCGAACGCGGGGTCGCGCTGGCCCCGCACGGCAAGACGACGATGGCGCCGCAGCTGTTCGAGCGGCAGCTGAAGCACGGCTCGTGGGGTATCACCTGCGCGAACGCCGGCCACCTCCGGATCTACCGCGCGTTCGGCGTTTCCCGCATCCTGCTGGCGAACCAGCTGCTCGACCCGTCCGGGCTGAAGTGGCTGGCCGCCGAGCTGGACGCCGACGACGACTTCGAGTTCGTCTGCTGGGTCGACTCGGTCCGCGGTGTCGAACTGATGACCGAAGCCCTGCGCGGGGCCCGCAGGAAGGTGGACGTGCTCGTCGAGCTTGGCGCCGAGGGCGGCCGCACCGGTGTCCGCGACACCGAGACCGCGCTCGCCGTGGCCGAGGCCGCGCACGCGAGCCCGGCCTTGCGGCTACGCGGTTCCGGCGGCTACGAGGGCGCGCTTTCCCATCACACGGACGAAAAGTCGCTCCAGCTGATCAGCTCCTATGTGGACGGTCTGCGCGAACTCGTCTTCGCCTTCCACGCCAAGGGTCTGCTCGACGACGCCGGGCAGATCATCGTGACCGGCGGCGGCAGCGCGTACTTCGACCGCGTCGCCGACGAGCTCACCAAGGACTGGGGTGGCCTGGAGGTCCTGCCAATCCTCCGCAGCGGCGCCTACGTGACCCACGACGACGGCTTCTACCGCGTGATCTCACCCTTGGGCGAACACCCGCGCATCGGCGGCGTCGCCTCCTTCCGGTCCGCGTTGCGTGCCTGGGCACAGGTGACGTCGAAGCCGACGGACGAACTCGCGCTGCTCACCATCGGCAAACGGGACGCCTCGTTCGACGAGGGCATGCCCGAGCCGCGCCTCATCCGCAAGGGCGACGGGCAGACGTCCGCGCTCGAAGGTCATTCCATCCAGAAGATGAACGACCAGCACGCCTTCCTCACCCTGCCCGCGTCGTCACCGGTCGAGGTCGGGGACTGGATCGCCCTCGGGCTGTCCCATCCCTGCACCGTCTTCGACAAATGGCCCCTGATCCCGGTCGTCGGCCCCGACGGCGAGACCGTGCTCGATTTCGTCCGCACCCATTTCTGA
- a CDS encoding amidohydrolase family protein yields MDIVVRSALVADGTGDPLTRHDVGISDGRIASVAEPGSLSGRRTIDAEGLVLAPGFIDMHSHSDLQLLANPDHLAKLSQGVTTEVLGQDGLSYAPVNDEVLAALRQQLAGWNDDPAGFDWNWRSVGEYLDRLDAGVAVNAAYLVPQGTVRMLTVGWEDRPATEAEMNAMKELIATGLAEGAMGMSSGLTYTPGMYATTEELVELCQVVGERGGFYSPHHRSYGKGALEAFGEMVDVSRRSGCPLHLAHATMNFSVNKGKASNLLELLDRALDDGCDITLDTYPYLPGATYLSALLPSWATEGGLDATLARLSDVDTRERIRAEIEETGSDGAHGVPIDWEAIEINGVRRDENSHLVGHSVAASAQRAGKPAAELYFDVLLSEKLGTSCLMHVGHEENVQAIMRHRTHTGGSDGLLVGARPHPRAWGTFPRYLARYVRELGVLELAECVAHLTGRAAQRLRLTDRGLVRAGYAADLVLFDPETVADTATFDEPRQQAAGIPYVFVNGVAAIDDGQPTGALAGHSLRNPGSAR; encoded by the coding sequence ATGGACATCGTCGTCCGCTCGGCACTGGTCGCCGACGGCACCGGGGATCCGCTCACCAGGCATGACGTGGGCATCTCCGACGGCCGAATCGCCAGTGTCGCCGAACCCGGCTCGCTCTCGGGCCGCCGCACCATCGACGCCGAAGGACTCGTGCTCGCGCCCGGGTTCATCGACATGCATTCGCATTCCGACCTCCAGTTGCTCGCCAATCCGGATCACCTCGCGAAGCTCTCCCAGGGCGTCACGACCGAGGTCCTCGGGCAGGACGGGCTCTCCTACGCGCCCGTGAACGACGAGGTCCTCGCCGCTTTGCGCCAGCAGCTGGCAGGCTGGAACGACGATCCGGCCGGTTTCGACTGGAACTGGCGTTCCGTCGGCGAGTACCTCGACCGGCTCGACGCGGGGGTCGCGGTCAACGCGGCCTACCTGGTACCGCAGGGCACCGTCCGCATGCTCACCGTCGGCTGGGAAGACCGGCCCGCCACCGAAGCCGAGATGAACGCGATGAAGGAACTCATCGCGACCGGGCTGGCCGAGGGTGCGATGGGCATGTCGTCCGGGCTCACCTACACACCGGGCATGTACGCGACCACCGAAGAACTGGTCGAGCTGTGCCAGGTCGTCGGCGAGCGCGGTGGCTTCTACAGCCCGCACCATCGCAGCTACGGCAAGGGCGCGCTGGAGGCGTTCGGCGAGATGGTCGACGTCTCCCGCCGGTCGGGCTGCCCGCTGCACCTCGCGCACGCCACGATGAACTTCTCGGTGAACAAGGGCAAGGCGTCGAACCTGCTGGAGCTGCTCGACCGGGCGCTCGACGACGGCTGCGACATCACGCTGGACACCTATCCCTACCTTCCCGGCGCCACCTACCTTTCCGCGCTGCTGCCGAGCTGGGCCACCGAGGGCGGGCTCGACGCCACGCTGGCCCGGTTGTCCGATGTGGACACCCGTGAGCGGATCCGCGCCGAGATCGAGGAAACCGGTTCCGACGGCGCCCACGGAGTGCCGATCGACTGGGAGGCCATCGAGATCAACGGCGTCCGCCGCGACGAGAACTCCCACCTCGTCGGGCATTCCGTCGCCGCTTCGGCACAACGGGCCGGGAAGCCGGCCGCGGAGCTGTACTTCGACGTCCTGCTCTCGGAGAAGCTCGGGACGTCCTGCCTGATGCACGTCGGGCACGAGGAGAACGTCCAGGCGATCATGCGCCACCGCACCCACACCGGCGGCAGCGACGGGCTGCTCGTCGGCGCGCGGCCACATCCCCGCGCCTGGGGCACGTTCCCGCGGTACCTCGCGCGCTACGTCCGCGAACTCGGCGTCCTCGAACTCGCCGAATGCGTCGCCCACCTCACCGGCCGCGCGGCACAGCGCCTGCGCCTGACCGATCGCGGTCTCGTCCGCGCCGGATACGCGGCGGATCTCGTGCTGTTCGACCCGGAAACCGTCGCCGACACCGCCACGTTCGACGAGCCGCGGCAGCAGGCCGCCGGTATCCCCTATGTCTTCGTCAACGGTGTCGCCGCCATCGACGATGGTCAACCGACCGGCGCCCTCGCCGGTCATTCACTGCGGAACCCCGGGAGTGCCCGATGA
- a CDS encoding GntP family permease, which produces MIDWLQHSTGGLLTLAAVSIAVLLFLIIKVKLEPFIALIVVGLLTALAAGLPVVQIVGSAQKASDSLLEKGFGGILGHIAAIIGLGTILGSILERSGGAKVLTSALLRAIGEKRAPLAMGLAGFVFGIPVFFDIGIFVLAPLVYVAAKQGGRSLVLYALPLLAGLSITHAFLPPHPGPVAAAGLLHVELGWIILMGLVCGIPAFLVGGVLYSTWIGKRVDVAVPAEFLVAEEEGEKETNPPSLGLVLGIIAVPLVLILAGTFGSIWLPKASAAAGVAAFIGTPAVALTVSVLLASWLLGLRRGLTGKDLSELSAKSLRPVAMILLVVGAGAFFGAVLSATGIGKAVAGSLDNAGLPVILAAYVISCGMRIAQGSATVAIVTTSGIVAPTVATLGYSQMQLALLVVAISAGSIIASHVNDGGFWIISRYFNMTVPETLKTWTVLETVLSVSGFGVAALLMALV; this is translated from the coding sequence ATGATCGACTGGCTCCAACATTCGACGGGCGGTCTCCTGACCCTCGCCGCCGTCTCGATCGCGGTGTTGCTGTTCCTCATCATCAAGGTCAAGCTCGAGCCCTTCATCGCGCTGATCGTGGTCGGCCTGCTGACCGCGCTGGCCGCGGGCCTGCCGGTCGTCCAGATCGTCGGCTCCGCGCAGAAGGCCTCGGATTCCCTGCTGGAGAAGGGATTCGGCGGGATCCTCGGCCATATCGCCGCGATCATCGGGCTCGGCACGATCCTCGGGTCCATTTTGGAGCGTTCGGGCGGGGCGAAGGTGCTCACCAGCGCGCTGCTGCGCGCCATCGGTGAGAAGCGGGCCCCGCTGGCGATGGGGCTCGCGGGTTTCGTCTTCGGTATCCCGGTGTTCTTCGACATCGGCATCTTCGTGCTGGCGCCGCTGGTCTACGTCGCCGCCAAACAGGGCGGCCGTTCGCTCGTGCTGTACGCGTTGCCGTTGCTCGCCGGTCTTTCCATCACCCACGCGTTCCTCCCGCCGCACCCCGGCCCGGTGGCCGCGGCCGGTCTGCTGCACGTCGAACTCGGCTGGATCATCCTGATGGGCCTGGTCTGCGGTATTCCCGCGTTCCTCGTCGGCGGTGTGCTGTATTCGACGTGGATCGGCAAGCGGGTCGACGTGGCCGTTCCCGCGGAATTCCTGGTCGCCGAGGAAGAAGGCGAAAAGGAGACGAACCCGCCGTCGCTCGGGCTGGTGCTGGGGATCATCGCGGTCCCGCTGGTGCTGATCCTCGCCGGGACCTTCGGCAGCATCTGGCTTCCCAAGGCCTCCGCGGCCGCCGGTGTCGCCGCGTTCATCGGTACCCCGGCGGTCGCGCTGACCGTCTCGGTGCTGCTCGCGTCCTGGTTGCTGGGGCTGCGCCGCGGCTTGACGGGCAAGGATTTGAGCGAGCTTTCGGCGAAGTCGCTGCGCCCGGTCGCGATGATCCTGCTGGTGGTCGGCGCGGGCGCGTTCTTCGGCGCCGTGCTGTCCGCCACCGGGATCGGCAAGGCCGTCGCGGGTTCGCTCGACAACGCCGGCCTCCCGGTCATCCTGGCGGCGTACGTCATCAGTTGCGGTATGCGCATCGCACAGGGTTCGGCGACGGTCGCGATCGTGACCACGAGCGGCATCGTCGCACCGACGGTGGCGACGCTGGGCTACTCGCAGATGCAGCTCGCGCTGCTGGTCGTCGCGATTTCGGCGGGCTCGATCATCGCCTCCCACGTGAACGACGGCGGTTTCTGGATCATCTCGCGGTACTTCAACATGACCGTGCCGGAGACCCTGAAAACCTGGACCGTATTGGAAACCGTCCTTTCCGTTTCCGGTTTCGGCGTGGCAGCATTGCTCATGGCATTGGTTTAA
- a CDS encoding DUF1844 domain-containing protein has translation MSDEPVQQPPYSPDVRDLEDIPSVEVISRAAVMLLSAGAERLGLADEDPASSPHRDLDEARRLITALAGLVTASAEYLGLHAGPLREGLQSLQKAFREASAVPDAPGQGPGEKYTGPVY, from the coding sequence GTGTCAGATGAACCCGTTCAGCAGCCCCCGTATTCCCCGGACGTCCGCGACCTGGAGGACATCCCGAGCGTCGAGGTGATCAGCAGGGCGGCCGTCATGCTGCTCTCCGCCGGCGCCGAACGCCTCGGTCTCGCGGACGAGGACCCGGCCAGCTCACCGCACCGCGACCTCGACGAGGCCCGCCGCCTGATCACCGCCCTCGCCGGGCTGGTCACCGCTTCGGCAGAGTACCTCGGCCTGCACGCCGGCCCGTTGCGCGAGGGCCTGCAGTCGCTGCAGAAAGCGTTCCGCGAGGCTTCGGCCGTGCCGGACGCGCCCGGGCAGGGCCCGGGCGAGAAGTACACGGGACCGGTCTACTAG